In a genomic window of Bordetella petrii:
- a CDS encoding PRC-barrel domain-containing protein encodes MNHDTTSQAAAGGQTRIIGKGKATADGPGPEIMAADTLIGNDVYNPANEKLGSIQDIMLDVPHGRVAYAVLSHGGVLGVGDKLYAIPWSALVLDTDRKCFVLDVAKDRLKNAEGFDKDHWPSMGEKQWAQELYDYYDQPPYW; translated from the coding sequence AGCCAGGCCGCCGCGGGCGGCCAGACCCGCATCATTGGCAAAGGCAAGGCCACCGCGGACGGCCCCGGCCCCGAAATCATGGCGGCCGACACGCTGATCGGCAACGACGTCTACAACCCGGCCAATGAAAAGCTGGGCTCTATCCAGGACATCATGCTGGACGTGCCGCATGGGCGCGTTGCGTATGCCGTGCTGTCGCACGGCGGCGTGTTGGGCGTGGGCGACAAGCTGTATGCCATTCCCTGGAGCGCGCTGGTGCTGGACACCGACCGCAAGTGCTTTGTGCTGGATGTCGCCAAGGACCGCCTGAAAAACGCCGAGGGGTTCGACAAGGACCACTGGCCCAGCATGGGCGAAAAGCAGTGGGCCCAGGAACTTTACGACTACTACGACCAGCCTCCGTACTGGTAG
- a CDS encoding SDR family oxidoreductase, with protein sequence MRENETLAGRVVLVTGGGSGLGAAICDMLAAEGASVVVADLDETRAHDCARRLSERGAAACATVMDVGDPEQVAAALDLAMQRYGKLDAVVNNAGIDVTASIDELDVAAWERVLRTNLTGPFLVAKLARNRLTPHGHIVNIASTAARRAWPNASAYHASKWGLLGLSHALHAELRGMGLKVSAVIAGGMRTPFLLDRFPDIDTTCLQDPENVARAVRFVLTQPDETVVPEVMVLPMKETSWP encoded by the coding sequence ATGAGGGAAAACGAAACCCTGGCGGGACGCGTCGTCCTGGTCACAGGCGGGGGCAGCGGGCTGGGCGCCGCAATCTGCGACATGCTGGCCGCGGAAGGCGCCAGTGTCGTGGTCGCGGACCTGGACGAAACCCGCGCCCATGACTGCGCGCGCCGCCTCTCCGAGCGCGGCGCCGCGGCCTGCGCCACCGTGATGGACGTGGGCGACCCGGAGCAGGTCGCCGCGGCGCTGGACCTGGCCATGCAGCGCTATGGCAAGCTGGACGCGGTAGTGAACAATGCCGGCATCGATGTCACCGCCTCCATCGACGAACTTGACGTGGCCGCGTGGGAGCGCGTGCTGCGCACCAACCTGACAGGCCCCTTCCTGGTGGCCAAGCTGGCCAGGAACCGGCTGACGCCGCACGGGCACATCGTCAACATCGCCTCGACCGCCGCGCGCCGGGCCTGGCCCAACGCCAGCGCCTACCATGCCTCGAAGTGGGGCCTGCTGGGCCTGTCGCACGCGCTGCATGCAGAACTGCGCGGCATGGGCCTGAAAGTCAGCGCGGTGATCGCCGGCGGCATGCGTACTCCATTCTTGCTGGACCGCTTTCCCGATATCGACACCACCTGCCTGCAGGACCCGGAAAACGTCGCGCGCGCGGTGCGTTTCGTGCTGACGCAACCCGACGAGACTGTGGTGCCCGAGGTGATGGTGCTTCCCATGAAGGAAACCTCATGGCCCTGA
- a CDS encoding D-glycero-alpha-D-manno-heptose-1,7-bisphosphate 7-phosphatase has protein sequence MALIPAVFLDKDGTVLADEPYNVEPARMAYAAGARAGLRVLAASGAPLIVISNQPGVARGRFAPQALARVHTRLAAMFAAAGARLAGFYWCPHDPRGTVAAYSRVCACRKPQPGLLLQAAREHRVDLGRSWFIGDILDDVEAGNRAGCRTVLLDVGNETEWRSGPCRTPTVTMPDLEQAARHVARAVAEAGREAA, from the coding sequence ATGGCCCTGATCCCGGCGGTGTTCCTGGATAAGGACGGCACTGTGCTGGCCGACGAGCCCTACAACGTCGAGCCCGCGCGCATGGCCTACGCGGCGGGCGCGCGCGCCGGGCTGCGCGTGCTGGCTGCCAGCGGCGCGCCGCTGATCGTGATCAGCAACCAGCCCGGCGTGGCGCGGGGCCGTTTCGCGCCGCAAGCGCTGGCGCGGGTGCACACGCGCCTGGCCGCGATGTTCGCCGCGGCGGGCGCCCGCCTGGCGGGCTTTTACTGGTGCCCGCACGACCCGCGCGGCACCGTGGCGGCCTATAGCCGCGTCTGCGCGTGCCGCAAGCCGCAGCCGGGCCTGCTGTTGCAGGCGGCCCGCGAGCACCGCGTCGACCTGGGGCGCTCATGGTTCATCGGCGACATTCTGGACGATGTCGAGGCAGGCAACCGCGCCGGTTGCCGCACCGTGCTGCTGGATGTGGGCAACGAGACCGAGTGGCGGTCGGGACCTTGCCGCACGCCCACGGTCACCATGCCGGACCTGGAACAGGCGGCCCGCCACGTAGCGCGCGCCGTGGCTGAAGCAGGGCGGGAGGCGGCATGA
- a CDS encoding glycosyltransferase family 9 protein, producing the protein MNDAQSSWAEARRILCIRLDNLGDVVMSTPAMRALKTLPARPRLTLLASSAGAAAAPFLPDADEVLCYDAAWVKNDAAGNQHDIRMIQRLREQRFDAAVIFTVYSQSALPAALLCHLAGIPRVLAHSRENPYRLLTDWVREHEPEQGVRHEVQRQLDLVASVGAVAADTRLAWRVRQADRAALRQRLHAAGVTEPGGWIAVHSGASAASRRYPAAQYAQAVAALRHEGRRIVLLGTAAERGLGGQLAALRQSVPGLLDLCGALSLGELAAAIESAAVLVCNNSGPAHIAAALGVPVVDLYALTNPQHTPWQVPSRVLYHDVPCKYCYRSVCPQGHHACLAQVSPRRVAAAARELLAHGAHGWQPAQTGLAA; encoded by the coding sequence ATGAACGACGCGCAGTCATCCTGGGCCGAGGCCCGCCGCATCCTGTGCATCCGTCTGGATAACCTGGGCGATGTAGTGATGAGCACACCCGCCATGCGGGCGCTCAAGACGCTGCCCGCACGGCCCCGCCTGACGCTGCTGGCCAGCTCGGCCGGCGCGGCGGCCGCGCCGTTCCTGCCCGACGCGGATGAGGTGCTGTGCTACGACGCCGCCTGGGTAAAGAACGATGCCGCCGGCAATCAGCACGATATCCGCATGATCCAGCGCCTGCGGGAACAGCGCTTTGACGCGGCCGTCATTTTCACGGTGTACAGCCAGAGCGCCTTGCCGGCCGCCTTGTTGTGCCATCTGGCGGGCATTCCCCGGGTGCTGGCGCACAGCCGCGAGAATCCGTATCGCCTGCTGACCGACTGGGTGCGCGAGCACGAGCCCGAACAGGGCGTGCGGCACGAGGTCCAGAGGCAGCTCGACCTGGTGGCGTCGGTGGGCGCCGTGGCGGCCGACACGCGCCTGGCATGGCGGGTGCGGCAGGCCGACCGCGCCGCTTTGCGGCAACGCCTGCATGCGGCGGGCGTCACCGAACCCGGCGGGTGGATCGCGGTGCACAGCGGCGCCAGCGCGGCCTCGCGGCGCTATCCGGCCGCCCAGTATGCGCAGGCCGTCGCGGCCTTGCGCCACGAGGGCCGCCGCATCGTCCTGCTGGGCACGGCCGCCGAGCGCGGCCTGGGCGGGCAACTAGCCGCGTTGCGGCAGTCGGTGCCGGGTCTGCTCGACCTGTGCGGCGCATTGTCACTGGGCGAGCTGGCCGCCGCTATCGAAAGCGCCGCGGTGCTGGTATGCAACAACAGCGGCCCCGCGCATATCGCGGCGGCGCTCGGCGTGCCGGTGGTCGACCTGTACGCGCTGACCAATCCCCAGCACACGCCCTGGCAGGTACCCAGCAGGGTGCTGTACCACGACGTGCCGTGCAAATACTGCTATCGCAGCGTGTGTCCGCAGGGCCACCACGCCTGCCTGGCGCAAGTGTCGCCGCGCCGTGTCGCGGCCGCCGCCCGCGAACTGCTGGCGCACGGGGCGCACGGGTGGCAGCCGGCGCAAACGGGACTGGCCGCCTGA
- a CDS encoding carbamoyltransferase family protein: protein MHTLGINAAFHDCSAALVRDGVVLAAAEEERFTRIKHGKRPVPFSTWQLPFHAIDYCLAEAGIALGDVDHIVYAFDPALLPAPPQADGQIVLPLEPSRAAARPHEGSPWDPLFVSYVVNAPRQLLDGAPHHLKARFEGVTLDHILSRWTFLDHHLSHEASAFLAAPCDESAVLTLDGRGERASTSYGLFSDGRYTRLKQIELPHSLGLLYEDVTRYLGFLHSSDEYKVMALASFGQPEYLRQLRDIVRLDDQGGYWLEPARLQERFGPPRRRGAPFEAHHKNLASSLQHVLEETALHMAGWLHRETGARHLSMAGGVALNCVMNARLTRDGPFDSVWVQPAAGDSGTALGAALYVDYQQRGGPRRWTMEHAYLGPEYGDDEIERFLYRSRLAFRKLDDVAEEAAELLAQEKILGWFQGRMEFGPRALGARSILASPLDSGMQARLNGLKDREDFRPVAPVVLEDRAPQWFDARGADSLCAPFMLFVYDVLPQRAAQIPAVRHIDGTARVQTVRRDQNARYHDLLAAFERRTGVPVLVNTSFNTRGEPVVCSPRDAIECFWTSPLDALVIGSYLLEKPR, encoded by the coding sequence ATGCATACCCTGGGAATCAATGCCGCCTTTCATGATTGTTCCGCCGCGCTCGTGCGCGACGGCGTGGTGCTGGCGGCGGCCGAGGAAGAACGCTTTACGCGCATCAAGCACGGCAAGCGGCCAGTGCCTTTCTCGACCTGGCAATTGCCTTTCCACGCCATCGACTATTGCCTGGCCGAAGCCGGCATCGCGCTGGGCGACGTGGACCATATCGTCTATGCCTTCGACCCGGCGCTGCTGCCGGCGCCTCCGCAGGCCGATGGGCAGATCGTCCTGCCCCTGGAGCCCTCGCGCGCCGCAGCGCGGCCGCATGAGGGATCGCCCTGGGATCCGCTGTTCGTGTCTTATGTGGTCAATGCGCCGCGCCAGTTGCTCGACGGCGCGCCGCACCATTTGAAAGCCCGTTTCGAAGGGGTGACGCTGGACCACATCCTGTCGCGCTGGACGTTCCTGGACCACCACCTCAGCCATGAGGCGAGCGCGTTCCTGGCGGCGCCCTGCGACGAGTCGGCGGTGCTTACCCTGGATGGCCGCGGCGAACGCGCCAGCACCAGCTATGGTCTGTTCAGCGACGGCCGCTACACGCGCCTGAAGCAGATCGAGCTGCCGCATTCCCTGGGTCTGTTGTACGAAGACGTTACCCGCTACCTGGGGTTTCTCCATTCGTCCGACGAGTACAAGGTGATGGCGCTGGCCTCGTTCGGCCAACCCGAATACCTGAGGCAGTTGCGCGACATCGTGCGCCTGGACGATCAGGGCGGCTATTGGCTGGAACCGGCCCGGCTGCAAGAACGCTTCGGTCCACCGCGGCGGCGCGGCGCGCCGTTCGAGGCGCATCACAAGAACCTGGCAAGTTCCCTGCAGCATGTACTTGAAGAGACCGCCTTGCACATGGCCGGCTGGCTGCATCGGGAAACCGGCGCGCGCCATCTGTCGATGGCGGGCGGCGTGGCCCTGAACTGCGTCATGAATGCGCGCCTGACCCGCGATGGCCCGTTTGACAGCGTGTGGGTTCAGCCAGCCGCCGGTGACTCCGGCACGGCGCTGGGCGCCGCGTTGTATGTCGATTACCAGCAGCGCGGCGGGCCGCGCCGCTGGACCATGGAGCATGCCTACCTGGGGCCGGAGTATGGCGACGACGAGATCGAGCGCTTTCTGTACCGGTCCAGGCTGGCATTCCGCAAGCTCGACGACGTGGCCGAGGAAGCGGCGGAACTGCTGGCGCAGGAGAAAATCCTGGGCTGGTTCCAGGGCCGCATGGAGTTCGGGCCACGCGCGCTGGGCGCCCGCTCGATCCTGGCCTCGCCGTTGGACAGCGGCATGCAGGCCCGCCTCAATGGCCTGAAAGACCGCGAGGATTTCCGGCCGGTGGCGCCGGTGGTGCTCGAAGACCGCGCCCCGCAATGGTTCGACGCGCGCGGCGCGGACTCGCTGTGCGCGCCCTTCATGCTGTTTGTCTATGACGTGTTGCCGCAGCGCGCGGCCCAGATCCCGGCGGTGCGGCACATCGACGGCACGGCGCGGGTGCAGACGGTGCGCCGCGACCAGAACGCGCGCTATCACGATCTGCTGGCGGCCTTCGAGCGCCGCACCGGCGTGCCGGTGCTGGTCAATACGTCGTTCAACACGCGAGGCGAACCGGTCGTGTGTTCGCCGCGTGACGCGATCGAGTGCTTCTGGACCTCGCCGCTGGACGCGCTGGTCATCGGCTCGTATCTGCTGGAGAAACCCCGATGA
- a CDS encoding glycosyltransferase encodes MSGMTQPLAVSVVVPTRGRPQLLERCLQALLAQRFPAQAYEVIVCDDGADPLTRRQVQALDAPDGNGVRLRYLAAADTDGPAAARNLGWRNARGPVIAFTDDDTIAAPDWLAEGLRALRPDVQAVAGAIDMPIPDVPTDYERDAAGLARAEFVTANCFVRRSALEEAGGFDPRYTMAWREDSDLHFAMLERGMDVARAPRARVLHPVRNAPFAAGLRMQKKVMFDVLLYRKYPRLYRARIRRGPPWFYLAGALSLAGAVAAGLAGRGVACAALGMIWLGLTAWFFMRRLRGVSRRPAHVAELALTSAAIPVLSIAWRLVGMARFGLRFP; translated from the coding sequence ATGAGCGGCATGACGCAGCCCCTCGCGGTGTCGGTAGTGGTGCCCACCCGCGGCCGGCCCCAGCTGCTGGAACGTTGTCTGCAGGCCCTGCTGGCGCAACGCTTTCCGGCCCAGGCCTACGAGGTCATCGTATGCGACGACGGCGCCGACCCGCTGACGCGCCGGCAAGTGCAGGCGCTGGATGCGCCGGACGGCAATGGCGTGCGCCTGCGCTACCTGGCGGCCGCGGACACCGACGGGCCGGCCGCGGCGCGCAACCTGGGATGGCGCAACGCGCGCGGGCCGGTCATTGCCTTTACCGATGACGACACCATCGCCGCGCCGGACTGGCTGGCCGAAGGCTTGCGTGCGCTGCGCCCGGACGTGCAGGCGGTGGCGGGCGCCATCGACATGCCGATTCCCGACGTGCCGACCGACTACGAGCGCGATGCGGCCGGACTGGCGCGGGCCGAGTTCGTAACCGCCAACTGCTTCGTGCGGCGCTCGGCCCTGGAAGAGGCGGGGGGGTTCGACCCGCGCTACACCATGGCCTGGCGTGAGGATTCCGATCTGCATTTCGCCATGCTGGAGCGGGGCATGGACGTGGCGCGCGCACCGCGCGCCCGGGTATTGCATCCCGTGCGCAACGCGCCGTTCGCGGCCGGACTGCGCATGCAGAAGAAAGTGATGTTCGACGTGCTGCTGTACCGCAAGTATCCGCGGCTATACCGCGCGCGCATACGGCGGGGCCCGCCGTGGTTCTACCTGGCTGGCGCGCTGTCGCTGGCCGGGGCCGTGGCGGCCGGGCTGGCGGGGCGCGGCGTTGCTTGCGCGGCGCTCGGCATGATCTGGCTGGGCCTGACCGCGTGGTTCTTCATGCGCCGGCTGCGGGGCGTGTCGCGCCGGCCCGCCCACGTGGCCGAACTGGCGCTGACCTCGGCCGCGATCCCTGTCCTGTCGATCGCATGGCGACTGGTGGGAATGGCGCGCTTTGGACTGCGGTTTCCATGA
- a CDS encoding glycosyltransferase family 9 protein has protein sequence MNAINTPAGPSGQPARIAVFRALQLGDMLCAVPALRALRHAFPRAHVTLVGLPGARDFVRRFDRYIDELLEFPGTTDFPEQAPREHDLPAFYRHAQAHRFDVALQLHGSGRHSNAVVRNLGARRWAGFVPTRAETVPGSRMVWPDHLAEPLRYLALLRYLGIPAFDSSLELPVTPPEEAAAQALLRHEGLDPRRTVLVHPGARLPSRRWPTERFAQVAAALGAQGWQVALTGTDDEAALAAAVWRACAMRPANLCGRTSLGELAALAGRCRLVICNDTGMSHVAAAVGTPSVVIASGSDARRWAPLDGSRHAVIAADVPCRPCSHVVCPIGHPCALAVPASEVLARARSQLEESHHVAY, from the coding sequence ATGAACGCCATCAACACACCGGCAGGACCATCGGGGCAGCCGGCCCGGATCGCCGTGTTCCGCGCCTTGCAATTGGGCGACATGCTTTGCGCAGTGCCAGCCTTGCGTGCGCTACGCCACGCGTTTCCACGCGCGCACGTCACGCTGGTGGGTCTGCCCGGGGCGCGCGACTTTGTGCGCCGCTTTGACCGATACATCGATGAGTTGCTGGAGTTTCCGGGCACGACTGATTTTCCCGAGCAAGCGCCGCGCGAACACGACCTGCCGGCGTTCTACCGGCACGCGCAGGCGCACCGGTTCGACGTAGCGCTGCAACTGCACGGCAGCGGCCGGCATTCGAACGCGGTTGTGCGTAATCTGGGAGCTCGCCGCTGGGCGGGTTTCGTGCCGACCCGCGCAGAGACTGTGCCGGGCAGCCGGATGGTCTGGCCCGATCACCTGGCCGAGCCATTGCGTTACCTGGCGCTGTTGCGCTATCTGGGCATCCCGGCCTTCGACTCATCTCTGGAGTTGCCTGTAACGCCGCCCGAAGAGGCCGCCGCGCAAGCCTTGCTGCGGCATGAAGGCCTGGATCCGCGCCGTACGGTGCTGGTGCATCCCGGGGCGCGCCTGCCGTCGCGCCGCTGGCCCACCGAGCGCTTCGCCCAGGTGGCGGCGGCGCTGGGCGCGCAAGGCTGGCAGGTGGCGCTGACCGGAACGGATGACGAAGCCGCGTTGGCCGCGGCGGTATGGCGCGCCTGCGCCATGCGGCCGGCCAACCTGTGCGGCCGCACCTCGCTGGGTGAGCTGGCGGCGCTGGCCGGCCGCTGCCGGCTGGTGATCTGCAATGACACCGGCATGTCGCACGTGGCGGCAGCCGTGGGCACGCCGAGCGTCGTGATCGCCTCTGGCAGCGACGCGCGGCGGTGGGCGCCGCTGGACGGCAGCCGTCATGCCGTCATTGCCGCCGACGTGCCATGCCGCCCCTGCAGCCACGTGGTGTGCCCGATCGGGCATCCCTGCGCGCTGGCCGTGCCGGCCAGCGAAGTGCTGGCCCGCGCGCGCAGCCAACTGGAGGAATCCCATCATGTCGCGTACTGA
- a CDS encoding glycosyltransferase yields the protein MSRTEAAGAARRLRILVWHVHGNYLYSLTQTPHEFYVPQRGDGRPGYGPLGRKIPWGPNVHGVPAEQVRNLAVDLVVYQSGHNLADAPMLLSQAQRRLPCAYIEHNPPAPLAAETVHAFRHERGLLVHVTPYNAVMWDSGGMPQRVVEHGIPDPGPLYRGDLARGIVVVNHLARRGRRVGADLYAQAARQVPLDLIGMGSEEAGGLGEVPNMEVAHFMARYRCFFSPVRYASLGLSLVEAMLCGLPVVGFAATELPCVITSGHDGYVDTRPERLHDVLRQLLADRGLAREWGEAGRRTALRRFAIDRFVADWNQIFATLTEAS from the coding sequence ATGTCGCGTACTGAGGCGGCCGGCGCCGCGCGCCGGCTGCGCATCCTGGTGTGGCACGTGCACGGCAACTACTTGTATTCGCTGACGCAGACACCGCATGAGTTCTACGTGCCGCAACGGGGCGACGGCCGGCCGGGCTATGGGCCGCTGGGCCGCAAGATTCCCTGGGGGCCGAACGTGCACGGCGTGCCTGCCGAACAAGTGCGGAACCTGGCCGTGGATCTGGTGGTGTACCAGTCCGGGCACAACCTGGCCGACGCGCCAATGCTGCTGTCGCAGGCACAGCGGCGGCTGCCGTGCGCATACATCGAGCACAATCCTCCCGCGCCGCTCGCGGCCGAGACGGTACATGCGTTTCGCCACGAGCGGGGTCTGCTGGTGCATGTCACGCCGTACAACGCCGTCATGTGGGATTCGGGCGGCATGCCGCAGCGCGTGGTCGAGCACGGCATTCCCGATCCCGGGCCGTTGTACCGGGGCGACCTGGCGCGCGGCATCGTCGTGGTCAACCACCTGGCGCGCCGGGGCCGGCGCGTCGGCGCCGACTTGTACGCCCAGGCCGCAAGGCAAGTGCCGCTGGACCTGATCGGCATGGGCTCGGAGGAAGCCGGCGGGCTGGGGGAAGTGCCCAACATGGAAGTGGCCCATTTCATGGCGCGCTACCGGTGCTTTTTCAGCCCGGTGCGTTACGCCAGCCTGGGGTTATCGCTGGTGGAAGCGATGTTGTGCGGGCTGCCCGTGGTGGGCTTTGCCGCGACCGAACTGCCTTGCGTCATTACCAGCGGGCATGACGGCTACGTCGACACGCGCCCCGAGCGCCTGCACGACGTTTTGCGGCAATTGCTCGCCGACCGGGGCCTGGCCCGCGAATGGGGCGAGGCCGGCCGGCGCACGGCGCTGCGGCGATTTGCCATCGACCGTTTCGTTGCCGACTGGAACCAGATATTCGCCACGTTGACGGAGGCATCATGA
- a CDS encoding UDP-glucuronic acid decarboxylase family protein, whose translation MKDSMTTLPRALVAGGAGFLGAHLCRRLLLQGWEVICVDNFHTGRSENLAGLAAHPGLTVIRQDIALPLPAELHIDCIYNLACPASPVHYQADPVATLQTCVQGATQLLELAARTGARILQASTSEVYGDPLEHPQREGYWGHVNPVGPRSCYDEGKRCAETLFMEYGRRRGVVVKIARIFNTYGPGMAADDGRVVSNFIVQALAGHPLTVYGDGSQTRSFCYVDDLVDGLLRLMNSPDQFSQPVNLGNPAEISVLRMAELVRELTGSRAPLQFRDLPRDDPTHRCPDITLAREQLRWRPTTPLSAGLARTVDYFRRQAHRAPAPTAAMAAGGMAGA comes from the coding sequence ATGAAAGACAGTATGACGACATTGCCCAGAGCCTTGGTCGCCGGCGGGGCGGGGTTTCTGGGCGCGCACTTGTGCCGGCGCCTGTTGCTGCAGGGCTGGGAAGTGATATGCGTGGACAACTTTCATACCGGACGCAGCGAGAATCTGGCGGGCCTGGCCGCGCACCCCGGGCTGACCGTGATACGCCAGGACATTGCGCTGCCGTTGCCGGCCGAACTTCACATCGACTGCATCTATAACCTGGCCTGCCCGGCATCGCCGGTGCACTACCAGGCCGATCCGGTGGCCACGTTGCAGACCTGCGTGCAAGGCGCCACGCAGTTGCTGGAACTGGCCGCGCGCACGGGTGCCCGCATTTTGCAGGCGTCCACCAGCGAAGTGTATGGCGACCCGCTCGAGCACCCGCAGCGCGAGGGCTACTGGGGGCATGTCAATCCCGTGGGGCCGCGCTCGTGCTACGACGAGGGCAAGCGCTGCGCCGAGACCCTGTTCATGGAATATGGCCGCCGCCGTGGCGTGGTGGTGAAGATCGCGCGCATCTTCAATACTTACGGACCAGGCATGGCGGCCGACGATGGCCGGGTCGTCTCGAACTTCATCGTGCAGGCCCTGGCCGGCCATCCGCTCACCGTATACGGCGACGGCAGCCAGACGCGATCGTTCTGTTATGTGGACGATCTGGTGGACGGCTTGCTGCGCCTGATGAATAGCCCGGACCAGTTCAGTCAGCCCGTCAACCTGGGCAACCCGGCCGAGATTTCAGTCTTGCGCATGGCCGAGCTGGTGCGCGAGCTGACGGGATCGCGCGCGCCGCTGCAGTTCCGCGACCTGCCGCGCGACGACCCCACGCATCGCTGCCCCGACATCACGCTGGCCCGCGAACAGTTGCGGTGGCGGCCCACCACGCCGCTGTCGGCCGGCCTGGCGCGCACCGTCGATTATTTCCGCCGGCAGGCGCACCGGGCCCCCGCGCCGACAGCAGCGATGGCGGCGGGTGGCATGGCAGGAGCGTGA
- a CDS encoding PIG-L deacetylase family protein: protein MDSQGRLVVISPHFDDAVFSCGEWLAARPGGTVLTVYSGVPSHTAPLPDWDRRCGFERADQAVMARHEENRAAMAVLGARGLGLGLLDDQYQGPANEAGRITGMLAAALTTLRPAVILAPLGLFHRDHLRVSDAALTVWRLFSTLGSSWLMYEEALYRRKPGLVQQRLADLQAQHVRATPQAGPRPGGDHKLRAVAAYASQLDALGLTPGQGDDAAPECYWRLEAEAPGHE, encoded by the coding sequence ATGGACTCGCAAGGCAGGCTGGTAGTGATTTCGCCGCATTTCGACGACGCCGTCTTCAGTTGCGGCGAGTGGCTGGCCGCCCGGCCCGGCGGCACGGTATTGACGGTTTACTCGGGCGTGCCGTCGCATACCGCGCCGCTGCCCGACTGGGACCGCCGCTGTGGATTCGAGCGGGCTGACCAGGCGGTGATGGCACGGCACGAGGAAAATCGCGCCGCCATGGCCGTGCTGGGCGCGCGCGGGCTGGGCCTGGGACTGCTGGACGACCAGTACCAGGGGCCCGCCAACGAGGCCGGGCGGATCACCGGCATGCTGGCCGCCGCGTTGACCACGCTGCGGCCCGCGGTGATCCTGGCGCCGCTGGGCTTGTTTCATCGGGACCATCTGCGCGTATCCGATGCCGCATTGACCGTATGGCGGCTGTTCTCGACGCTGGGCAGCAGTTGGCTGATGTACGAAGAAGCCTTGTATCGCCGCAAACCCGGCCTGGTGCAACAACGCCTGGCCGACTTGCAGGCTCAGCATGTGCGGGCCACGCCGCAAGCCGGCCCGCGGCCGGGCGGCGACCACAAGCTACGCGCTGTTGCCGCGTATGCCAGCCAGCTGGATGCGCTGGGACTCACGCCCGGGCAGGGCGATGATGCCGCGCCGGAGTGCTATTGGCGGCTGGAGGCCGAAGCGCCGGGGCACGAATGA
- a CDS encoding glycosyltransferase family 2 protein, producing MMPPRLSIVVLTHNRRAELMRTLHGLARLPGRHPIIVVDNGSADGTAEAVRRDFPGLALVRAPANLGAAGRNLGVRAAQTEYVAFCDDDTCWEPRALETAVGILDAAPEIGVLTARVLVGQEGRLDQACAAMQESPLPEQPGVGPCLLGFMAGACVMRTEVFRGAGGYWPPLLIGGEEELLALDVMEQGWRIVYAPAVCIRHWPSTARDAPLRRRLLARNAVWTAWMRLPAAMAWHATAREFRLQRSARERLRLARDVGQGMAAVLARRRVVSPRVCELLACEARQRHRRP from the coding sequence ATGATGCCGCCCCGTCTTTCCATCGTGGTGTTGACCCACAACCGCCGCGCCGAACTGATGCGTACGCTGCATGGCCTGGCGCGGCTGCCGGGCCGGCATCCGATCATCGTCGTCGACAATGGCAGCGCCGACGGGACGGCCGAGGCGGTGCGGCGCGACTTTCCGGGCCTGGCGCTGGTGCGCGCGCCGGCCAATCTGGGCGCGGCGGGCCGCAATCTGGGCGTGCGCGCCGCGCAGACCGAGTACGTGGCCTTTTGCGACGACGATACTTGCTGGGAACCCCGCGCGCTCGAAACTGCCGTTGGCATTCTGGACGCCGCGCCGGAAATCGGCGTATTGACTGCCCGTGTCCTGGTCGGCCAGGAAGGCCGCCTGGACCAGGCGTGCGCTGCCATGCAGGAAAGCCCCTTGCCCGAGCAGCCGGGGGTCGGCCCATGCCTGCTGGGCTTCATGGCGGGCGCCTGCGTCATGCGTACTGAAGTATTCCGCGGGGCCGGCGGGTACTGGCCCCCGCTGCTGATTGGCGGAGAAGAAGAGCTGCTGGCGCTGGATGTGATGGAGCAAGGCTGGCGCATCGTGTACGCGCCGGCGGTATGCATCCGCCATTGGCCGTCCACGGCCCGCGATGCGCCGCTACGGCGGCGGCTGCTGGCTCGCAATGCCGTCTGGACAGCCTGGATGCGGTTGCCCGCGGCCATGGCCTGGCATGCCACGGCTCGCGAGTTCCGCCTGCAGCGCTCGGCGCGCGAGCGCCTGCGCCTGGCCCGCGATGTCGGGCAAGGCATGGCGGCGGTGCTGGCGCGCCGGCGGGTGGTTTCGCCCCGGGTATGCGAATTGCTGGCCTGCGAAGCACGTCAACGCCACAGGAGGCCGTGA